The following proteins are co-located in the Herpetosiphon gulosus genome:
- the xseB gene encoding exodeoxyribonuclease VII small subunit — protein MSNDQSYEAVFHELEQTVNALEAGDLPLEQALSHYEHGMVLAAQCNQLLQNAELRVQQIINGQLVSTE, from the coding sequence ATGTCAAATGACCAATCGTATGAAGCGGTCTTTCATGAGTTGGAACAAACGGTTAATGCGCTCGAAGCTGGTGATTTGCCGTTGGAACAAGCCTTGAGTCACTACGAACACGGCATGGTTCTGGCGGCCCAATGCAATCAATTGTTACAAAACGCCGAGCTACGCGTACAGCAAATTATTAATGGGCAGTTGGTTTCCACAGAATAG
- a CDS encoding 3-oxoacyl-[acyl-carrier-protein] synthase III C-terminal domain-containing protein: MMPRIQAIGLGVPQYCVPQRAVQELVAQRFAPAFPEIQRYLTIFRHAQIDTRYLVRPLEWWHEPRSFAECNNVFIEEALNLSCQAIEACLQPLDLTPNDIDHLVVVTTTGLAAPSLDALLMHRLGMPRQMRRTPIWGLGCAGGLGGLNTAFDYLRAEPNQRVLLINVEFCSLTYLADDFSKRNLIATSLFGDGVTAVLLEGDQVAPRQPGLGQIVGTLSHLYPDSAEIMGWNVVNSGFEVVFSSRIPTIVREEFRPLLEQFLAQHGLSQADLGRYLLHPGGAKVVQAYQESLQLADADLAVSRAVLREYGNMSSATIFFVMQQALATQPLVKDELGLLAVFGPGFSAELGLIRGE; the protein is encoded by the coding sequence ATGATGCCACGAATCCAAGCAATTGGGCTAGGTGTGCCCCAGTATTGCGTGCCGCAACGAGCGGTGCAAGAGTTGGTTGCCCAACGCTTTGCTCCGGCGTTTCCCGAAATTCAGCGCTATCTGACGATTTTTCGGCATGCCCAAATCGATACGCGCTACTTGGTACGACCTTTGGAATGGTGGCATGAACCACGTAGTTTTGCTGAATGCAATAACGTTTTTATTGAAGAAGCGCTAAACTTGAGTTGCCAAGCGATTGAAGCCTGTTTACAACCGCTCGATCTCACACCTAACGATATTGATCATTTGGTTGTTGTGACCACAACTGGTTTGGCCGCGCCCAGTCTTGATGCGCTTTTGATGCATCGGCTTGGCATGCCCCGCCAAATGCGCCGCACGCCAATTTGGGGCTTGGGCTGTGCTGGCGGTTTGGGCGGTCTTAACACGGCCTTCGATTATCTCCGCGCTGAGCCAAACCAACGGGTCTTATTAATAAATGTTGAATTTTGCTCGCTGACCTATCTCGCCGATGATTTTTCTAAGCGCAACTTGATTGCCACGTCGCTGTTTGGCGATGGCGTGACTGCCGTATTGCTCGAAGGCGATCAAGTAGCCCCACGCCAACCAGGCTTGGGCCAGATTGTTGGCACACTGAGCCATCTCTACCCTGATAGCGCCGAAATTATGGGCTGGAATGTAGTTAATTCAGGCTTTGAAGTCGTCTTCTCCTCGCGGATTCCCACGATCGTGCGTGAGGAATTTCGGCCTTTGTTGGAGCAATTTCTGGCCCAACATGGCCTGAGTCAAGCCGATCTTGGACGCTATTTATTGCATCCTGGTGGAGCCAAGGTCGTGCAGGCCTACCAAGAATCGTTGCAGCTAGCTGATGCCGATTTAGCAGTTTCGCGGGCAGTCTTGCGCGAATATGGCAACATGTCATCGGCCACTATTTTCTTTGTGATGCAGCAAGCATTAGCCACCCAACCACTAGTCAAAGATGAATTAGGCTTGTTGGCAGTGTTCGGGCCTGGTTTTAGTGCTGAATTGGGCTTAATTCGCGGCGAATAA
- a CDS encoding MurT ligase domain-containing protein: MTIREHVGLSVAQLAQWASRQFGFGGGTNLPGRIARWVAPNVLRHQTKRLTGGVVLVSGTNGKTTTSRMIAAICSQQGQPALHNRAGANLITGLTAATLDLGIWGQPDYQRALFEVDEAHLPAAIAETQPRVVLLLNLFRDQLDRYGEVDTLAAKWQKVLATLPSSSTVVLNADDPAVADLATGLQAKVLFYGLEDVRHGNDALRHAADSIFCRRCGQPYQYEPAYYGHIGRYHCPACGHRRPEPQISLRQLELDGTRGSILRVVLEQSQGQQALELNLPLPGLYNALNALAAIAATSALDIPLLTIRNALEQFSAAFGRIERFEYQQKQVLMALIKNPIGASETVRMITNGSQTPLNLLIAINDKIADGTDVSWLWDADFEALVGHTQRIVVSGTRAADMANRLKYAGIEPQQLQVEPDLAQAFDLAIANDVELTLLPTYTAMLEMREVLVDRGVLKPFWES; encoded by the coding sequence ATGACAATACGTGAGCATGTTGGATTAAGTGTTGCCCAGTTGGCACAATGGGCCAGCCGCCAATTTGGCTTTGGTGGTGGCACCAATTTACCTGGCCGAATCGCTCGCTGGGTTGCTCCCAATGTTTTGCGCCATCAGACGAAGCGCTTAACTGGTGGTGTGGTTTTGGTTTCAGGGACCAACGGCAAAACCACGACCAGCCGAATGATCGCGGCAATTTGTAGCCAACAGGGCCAACCAGCCTTACACAATCGGGCTGGGGCAAATCTGATCACTGGGCTAACTGCGGCGACGCTTGATCTGGGGATTTGGGGCCAGCCTGATTATCAACGAGCCTTATTTGAGGTTGATGAAGCGCATCTGCCTGCGGCGATTGCTGAAACCCAACCCCGAGTCGTGTTGCTACTTAACCTCTTTCGCGATCAGCTTGATCGCTATGGTGAGGTTGATACCTTGGCCGCTAAATGGCAAAAAGTGCTGGCTACGTTGCCAAGCAGTAGCACGGTGGTCTTGAATGCTGACGATCCAGCCGTCGCCGATTTGGCAACTGGGTTGCAAGCCAAGGTACTCTTTTATGGCCTTGAAGATGTTCGTCATGGCAATGATGCTTTGCGCCATGCCGCCGATTCGATTTTCTGTCGGCGTTGTGGCCAGCCCTACCAATATGAACCAGCCTATTATGGGCATATTGGGCGTTATCATTGCCCAGCTTGTGGCCATCGGCGGCCTGAACCTCAGATTAGCCTACGCCAATTGGAATTGGATGGTACACGCGGAAGCATCCTACGGGTCGTCTTGGAACAGAGCCAAGGCCAGCAAGCGCTCGAATTAAATTTGCCCTTGCCGGGTCTTTATAATGCCCTCAATGCCTTGGCGGCAATTGCGGCAACCAGTGCCTTGGATATTCCTTTGTTGACGATCCGCAATGCCTTGGAGCAATTTAGTGCCGCCTTTGGTCGAATTGAACGCTTCGAATATCAACAAAAACAGGTTTTGATGGCGCTGATTAAAAATCCAATTGGGGCAAGCGAAACGGTGCGGATGATTACTAATGGTAGTCAAACACCGCTGAATTTGCTGATTGCGATTAACGATAAAATTGCCGATGGAACTGATGTTTCATGGCTTTGGGATGCTGATTTTGAAGCGTTGGTTGGGCATACTCAACGCATCGTCGTTAGTGGTACGCGGGCCGCCGATATGGCTAATCGTTTGAAATATGCCGGGATTGAGCCACAACAATTGCAGGTTGAGCCAGATTTGGCCCAAGCCTTTGATTTGGCGATTGCCAACGATGTTGAACTAACGCTGTTACCAACCTATACGGCCATGCTCGAAATGCGTGAAGTTTTGGTTGATCGCGGTGTACTCAAGCCATTTTGGGAAAGTTAA
- a CDS encoding cupin domain-containing protein produces MQEQANCVIIRPTEQSAFAGKQGLDYFAGIAAETAGSQAICMHMLRMPAGARAKAHHHESHETAIYMLSGTVEMYYGHQLEQHAVVHAGEYVYIPAGMPHFPFNPYEAEAVAIIARTDPHEQESVVLRPDLEQFRA; encoded by the coding sequence ATGCAAGAACAAGCGAATTGTGTGATTATTCGACCGACTGAACAAAGTGCCTTTGCTGGCAAGCAAGGGCTAGATTATTTTGCGGGGATTGCTGCTGAAACTGCTGGTTCTCAAGCGATTTGTATGCATATGCTGCGCATGCCTGCGGGGGCACGGGCCAAAGCGCATCATCACGAAAGCCACGAAACCGCCATCTATATGTTAAGTGGCACTGTCGAAATGTATTATGGCCATCAATTGGAGCAGCACGCGGTGGTGCATGCAGGTGAGTATGTCTATATTCCGGCTGGCATGCCCCACTTTCCCTTTAATCCCTACGAAGCCGAGGCCGTGGCGATTATTGCCCGCACCGATCCCCACGAACAAGAGAGTGTGGTGCTTCGCCCAGATTTAGAACAATTCAGGGCTTAA
- a CDS encoding GHMP kinase: protein MKLFKAKAPMRIGFFGGGTDVSPYAEEHGGKVLNCTIDKYVRCMLKPIDQPGITIRSLDLSAVSRAVTGREWDGKLSLPQAVIDAHPEINGVEITMFSDVPPGSGLGSSSALVVSMLKLLDTAYHLKLDAYEMAELAYRIERVDLGIPGGRQDQYTAVFGGMAVQHFGGSQVIIERVATSEDALLELESCLIIGYVRDRKLLTHNLVQDQVRRVTEGETLRLHDETKAMVDEGAKLLRRGQIKEFGKLLHHAWEIKKAFSPHIAPPIVNEIYDLALRQGAWGGKLSGAGGGGFMCFCVPFSKRLQLEAALIEAGVTVRPFSFTKQGVHAWSVEEDD from the coding sequence GTGAAATTGTTTAAAGCCAAAGCACCAATGCGGATTGGTTTTTTCGGCGGGGGTACTGATGTTAGCCCCTATGCCGAAGAACATGGCGGCAAGGTGCTCAATTGTACGATTGATAAATATGTGCGCTGTATGCTCAAGCCGATCGATCAGCCTGGAATTACGATTCGCTCGCTTGATCTGAGTGCCGTTAGTCGGGCGGTAACTGGACGTGAGTGGGATGGCAAGCTCTCATTGCCCCAAGCAGTAATCGATGCTCACCCTGAGATCAACGGCGTGGAAATTACCATGTTCAGCGATGTGCCACCAGGTTCAGGCTTAGGCTCTTCCTCGGCCTTGGTGGTCAGTATGCTCAAATTGCTCGATACGGCTTATCATCTCAAACTTGATGCCTACGAAATGGCCGAGCTGGCCTATCGCATCGAACGAGTCGATTTGGGCATTCCAGGCGGTCGCCAAGACCAATATACCGCAGTATTTGGCGGCATGGCTGTGCAGCACTTCGGCGGCTCGCAGGTGATCATCGAACGGGTTGCGACTAGCGAAGATGCCTTGTTGGAACTAGAGTCGTGCTTAATTATTGGTTATGTGCGTGATCGCAAACTGCTGACTCATAATTTGGTGCAAGACCAAGTGCGGCGGGTAACTGAGGGTGAAACGTTGCGTTTGCATGATGAAACCAAAGCCATGGTTGATGAAGGGGCCAAGCTCTTGCGGCGTGGCCAGATCAAAGAATTTGGCAAGCTCTTGCACCATGCTTGGGAAATTAAAAAAGCCTTCTCGCCGCATATTGCGCCACCAATCGTCAACGAAATTTATGATTTAGCCTTGCGCCAAGGGGCCTGGGGTGGCAAGTTGTCGGGTGCTGGTGGCGGTGGCTTTATGTGTTTCTGCGTGCCATTCAGCAAACGCCTGCAACTCGAAGCAGCCTTGATTGAAGCAGGCGTGACTGTGAGACCCTTCTCGTTTACCAAACAAGGCGTACATGCTTGGAGCGTTGAAGAAGACGATTAA
- a CDS encoding DinB family protein: MRNLILKLVSYFFFIRPAKQRSYGDYEKLLTESGTTIEQRANQAADLPENRQQLRHIVGIERWGAQRLKVCFGEPFSRDEYDVYAPAEDRSWPQLLADFKATRQETIALAKRFALEQPASDVVEHNDFGAWNARTWLQYLYSHGLNEAKRLR, translated from the coding sequence ATGCGAAATTTGATTCTGAAGTTGGTCTCCTATTTCTTCTTCATCCGTCCGGCCAAGCAGCGTTCGTATGGTGATTATGAGAAGCTTTTGACCGAAAGTGGCACGACAATTGAGCAGCGAGCCAATCAGGCTGCCGATCTGCCTGAAAATCGCCAACAATTGCGCCATATCGTAGGTATCGAACGTTGGGGAGCACAACGGCTCAAAGTATGTTTTGGCGAGCCATTTAGTCGTGACGAATACGATGTCTACGCACCAGCTGAGGATCGTTCATGGCCACAGCTGTTGGCAGATTTTAAGGCAACCCGCCAAGAAACGATTGCCTTAGCCAAACGCTTTGCACTTGAACAACCAGCTAGCGACGTGGTTGAACACAACGATTTTGGTGCGTGGAATGCCCGCACATGGCTGCAATATCTCTATTCACACGGCTTAAACGAGGCTAAACGCTTACGCTAA
- a CDS encoding SDR family NAD(P)-dependent oxidoreductase, giving the protein MTKTIVITGAGRGIGRAIALACAANNHLILLARSAAELQAVATEIQSAGGTAQVVVGNASDPTVVQQAIELAQQAGQGQINGLILAAGVAHVASVSALNLQQWQQSLDVNLTASFLACQAALPYLKVGSQIIAISSIAGKSGFPGWAAYSASKFGLMGFLQALREELRPQGVRVTAVVSAAVDTALWNDVAGSWNRQNMLQASEVANMVAHILNQPSHVLIDEISIGHVVGKL; this is encoded by the coding sequence ATGACTAAAACAATTGTGATTACCGGGGCAGGCCGTGGAATTGGCCGCGCAATCGCCTTAGCCTGCGCCGCCAATAACCATTTGATTTTGCTCGCTCGCAGCGCAGCCGAATTGCAAGCGGTTGCCACCGAAATTCAATCGGCTGGTGGTACGGCTCAGGTTGTGGTCGGCAATGCCAGCGATCCGACGGTTGTGCAACAGGCAATTGAGCTGGCTCAGCAAGCAGGCCAAGGCCAAATCAATGGGCTGATTTTGGCGGCTGGTGTGGCTCACGTGGCCAGCGTTAGTGCGTTAAATTTACAGCAATGGCAACAATCATTGGATGTTAATTTAACTGCCAGCTTTTTGGCATGTCAAGCGGCCTTGCCCTATCTCAAGGTTGGCAGCCAAATTATTGCGATTTCGTCAATTGCTGGCAAAAGTGGCTTTCCTGGCTGGGCAGCCTATTCGGCTAGCAAATTTGGCTTGATGGGCTTTTTACAAGCGTTACGCGAGGAGCTACGCCCGCAGGGAGTACGAGTGACGGCAGTGGTTTCGGCGGCAGTCGATACTGCCTTATGGAACGACGTGGCAGGCAGTTGGAACCGCCAGAATATGCTGCAAGCAAGCGAAGTTGCCAACATGGTCGCCCATATTTTGAACCAACCAAGCCATGTGCTGATCGACGAGATCAGTATTGGCCATGTGGTGGGTAAATTATAG
- the folE gene encoding GTP cyclohydrolase I FolE, with protein MTLIYSGNGLNGNSAPAVREDMEAAVRTILEGLGEDVDREGLQRTPHRVAKMFSELTAGYHTDPVALINDAIFTVEYNEMVLVRDIEFSSLCEHHMLPFWGKAHVAYVPNGKVLGLSKIPRIVDMFAKRLQVQERLTREIADFVAQTIDASGVAVVVQGAHMCSMIRGVKKANARMITQSLQGVFKTDPQIRAEFMGHITANFSDD; from the coding sequence ATGACGCTTATTTACTCTGGCAATGGACTCAATGGTAACTCAGCACCAGCAGTACGCGAAGATATGGAAGCCGCCGTGCGAACCATTCTCGAAGGTCTCGGCGAGGATGTTGATCGTGAGGGCTTGCAACGCACCCCACATCGGGTTGCCAAAATGTTTAGCGAGCTGACCGCTGGTTATCATACTGATCCGGTGGCATTGATTAACGATGCCATTTTTACGGTCGAATATAACGAAATGGTCTTAGTACGGGATATTGAGTTTTCGTCGCTCTGTGAGCATCATATGCTGCCATTTTGGGGCAAAGCCCACGTTGCTTATGTACCAAATGGCAAAGTGCTTGGGCTTTCAAAAATCCCCCGGATTGTCGATATGTTCGCTAAACGTTTGCAAGTGCAAGAACGCCTGACCCGCGAGATTGCTGATTTTGTGGCGCAAACGATCGATGCGAGCGGTGTGGCGGTAGTAGTGCAAGGTGCGCATATGTGCTCGATGATTCGTGGGGTCAAAAAAGCCAATGCTCGCATGATCACCCAATCATTACAAGGTGTGTTTAAAACCGATCCCCAAATTCGCGCTGAATTTATGGGTCATATCACAGCGAATTTTTCCGATGACTAA
- a CDS encoding 6-carboxytetrahydropterin synthase produces MDVFATRRFNFSASHRYWREEWSLEQNEAVFGKCTNRYGHGHNYELFVTVAGAVDPITGMVMNMVELKRLVTTVLDQFDHKHLNEDTPYFREVIPTTENLVRVLWGLIEPQLPKGVRLAKLRLYENSDLYAEYFGLQQQATFNRRYEFSAAHRLHAQSLTDEANREIYGKCNNPNGHGHNYQLEVTVDGLIDAQTGMVIDLVDMDRRVQSVLDNWDHRHLDYQVAEFAEQPSTAENIVVVLWQRLEALFGSQLKHLRLWETANNVFDYPLSQH; encoded by the coding sequence ATGGATGTTTTTGCAACACGGCGCTTTAATTTTTCGGCTTCGCATCGCTATTGGCGCGAGGAATGGAGCCTAGAACAAAATGAGGCGGTGTTCGGCAAATGTACCAATCGCTATGGTCATGGTCACAACTACGAGTTATTTGTGACGGTTGCTGGTGCAGTTGACCCGATCACTGGGATGGTTATGAATATGGTTGAGTTGAAGCGCCTGGTAACCACGGTGTTAGACCAGTTTGATCATAAACATCTCAATGAGGATACCCCCTACTTTCGTGAAGTGATTCCGACGACCGAAAATCTGGTACGGGTTTTGTGGGGCTTGATCGAGCCGCAATTGCCAAAAGGAGTACGTTTAGCTAAATTACGTTTGTATGAAAATAGCGATTTGTATGCTGAATATTTTGGGCTACAACAGCAGGCGACATTTAATCGGCGCTATGAATTTTCGGCGGCGCATCGCTTGCATGCCCAAAGCTTAACCGATGAGGCCAATCGTGAAATCTATGGGAAGTGTAATAATCCCAATGGTCATGGCCATAATTATCAACTTGAGGTTACAGTCGATGGCCTAATTGATGCCCAAACCGGCATGGTGATTGATTTGGTGGATATGGATCGGCGCGTGCAGAGTGTGCTTGACAACTGGGATCATCGTCATCTTGATTATCAGGTTGCCGAATTTGCCGAACAGCCCTCAACTGCTGAAAATATTGTGGTGGTGCTGTGGCAACGCCTCGAAGCCTTATTTGGCTCGCAATTAAAGCATTTGCGGCTATGGGAAACCGCCAATAATGTGTTTGATTACCCACTAAGCCAGCATTGA
- the guaA gene encoding glutamine-hydrolyzing GMP synthase, which produces MTQNEAIVVLDYGSQYSQLIVRRVREAGVYSELVRFDADESTVAALNPKGIILSGGPNSVYAEGAPQLPAWVLASNLPVLGICYGLQLQAHHLGGKVEPSNDREFGHAVITITAESPLLADIPTEHSVWMSHGDRLETLPAGWHPIAVSPNSPYAAAADEARRWYGLQFHPEVVHSPYGKQVLHNFLYRICKCAGSWQPSHFIQEAVERIQQQAPSGQVICALSGGVDSAVAALLAHQAIGERLTCIFVDNGLLRRGEAEQVSRTFRDHFQIELITVDAAEEFLAALAGVTDPEQKRKIIGEKFIRIFEREARNLDDAAYLVQGTLYPDVIESTAPDRNVAVKIKTHHNVGGLPDDMKLKVIEPLRMLFKDEVRAAGLALGLPEDWVWRHPFPGPGLAVRLLGAISFDRLETLRHADAIFLEELRAAGLYRATQQAFAVLLPVQSVGVMGDYRTYADTIAIRAVSTEDFMTADWARLPYELLAKVSSRIVNEVTGVNRVVYDISSKPPATIEWE; this is translated from the coding sequence ATGACACAGAATGAAGCAATTGTGGTGCTTGATTATGGCTCACAATATAGTCAGTTGATTGTGCGGCGGGTTCGTGAAGCGGGCGTTTATAGCGAATTAGTGCGGTTCGATGCCGACGAGTCCACGGTTGCTGCGCTCAACCCCAAGGGTATCATTCTTTCGGGTGGGCCGAATAGCGTTTATGCCGAGGGTGCGCCGCAACTACCAGCATGGGTTTTGGCCAGCAACCTGCCTGTGTTGGGCATTTGCTATGGTTTGCAATTGCAGGCCCATCATTTGGGCGGCAAAGTCGAGCCTTCCAACGACCGCGAATTTGGTCATGCGGTGATTACGATTACCGCTGAATCGCCACTATTGGCCGATATTCCAACTGAACATTCGGTTTGGATGAGCCACGGCGATCGTTTGGAAACTCTGCCTGCTGGCTGGCATCCAATCGCGGTTAGCCCCAACTCGCCCTATGCTGCGGCTGCCGATGAAGCTCGGCGCTGGTATGGCTTGCAATTTCACCCTGAAGTCGTGCACTCACCCTATGGCAAGCAAGTGTTGCACAATTTTCTCTACCGCATTTGTAAATGTGCTGGTAGTTGGCAGCCCAGCCACTTTATCCAAGAAGCAGTCGAGCGGATTCAGCAGCAAGCGCCCAGCGGCCAAGTGATTTGTGCGCTCAGCGGTGGGGTTGATTCGGCGGTCGCCGCTTTGTTGGCCCACCAAGCCATTGGCGAACGCTTGACCTGTATTTTTGTCGATAACGGTTTGTTACGGCGTGGCGAGGCCGAGCAAGTTTCACGCACCTTCCGCGATCACTTCCAGATCGAATTGATTACGGTTGATGCTGCTGAAGAATTTTTGGCAGCGCTGGCAGGTGTGACCGATCCTGAGCAAAAACGCAAGATCATCGGCGAAAAATTTATTCGAATTTTCGAGCGCGAAGCCCGCAACCTCGATGATGCGGCCTATTTGGTGCAAGGCACGCTCTATCCCGATGTGATCGAATCGACAGCGCCAGATCGCAATGTGGCGGTTAAGATTAAAACGCATCATAACGTTGGCGGCTTGCCCGACGATATGAAATTGAAGGTGATCGAGCCATTACGCATGTTGTTCAAGGATGAAGTTCGTGCCGCCGGTTTGGCTTTGGGCTTGCCCGAAGATTGGGTTTGGCGACATCCCTTCCCTGGGCCTGGTTTGGCGGTGCGTTTGCTGGGCGCAATCAGCTTTGATCGCTTAGAAACCTTGCGCCATGCCGATGCAATTTTCCTTGAAGAATTGCGGGCTGCTGGCTTATATCGCGCCACCCAGCAGGCCTTTGCGGTGTTGTTGCCAGTGCAAAGTGTTGGGGTGATGGGCGATTATCGTACCTACGCCGATACAATTGCGATTCGTGCGGTCAGCACCGAAGATTTTATGACCGCCGATTGGGCACGCTTGCCCTATGAATTGTTGGCTAAAGTCTCCAGCCGCATCGTTAATGAGGTGACGGGAGTCAATCGGGTGGTGTATGATATTTCATCAAAACCACCAGCCACAATCGAATGGGAATAA